One Betaproteobacteria bacterium DNA segment encodes these proteins:
- a CDS encoding type II toxin-antitoxin system RelE/ParE family toxin, with the protein MIRTFAHKGLRRFFEQDDRRGISSEHAPRIARILDRLDASPSPADMNLPGFHFHELTGKRRGSYSVRVSGNWRITFRFEGEDAFDVDLEDYH; encoded by the coding sequence GTGATCAGAACGTTTGCGCACAAGGGACTGCGTCGATTCTTCGAGCAGGACGACAGGCGGGGCATTTCCTCTGAACATGCTCCAAGGATCGCACGGATTCTGGACCGTCTCGACGCGTCACCGTCTCCGGCCGACATGAATTTGCCGGGCTTTCACTTTCATGAATTGACCGGGAAGCGGCGCGGCAGCTATTCCGTCAGGGTTTCCGGAAACTGGCGGATCACATTTCGTTTCGAAGGCGAAGATGCCTTCGATGTGGATTTGGAGGATTACCACTGA
- a CDS encoding HigA family addiction module antidote protein has product MSTKRPTKRRPTHPGAILREDVLPALNITQTEFAKHLGVSRLTVSEVLHEKRALSPDMALRLSKLLSTSPESWLKMQQTLDIWELERQGDYEKIKALKAA; this is encoded by the coding sequence ATGAGTACCAAACGCCCGACCAAGAGACGGCCGACCCATCCCGGCGCAATTCTGCGCGAGGATGTGCTGCCGGCACTGAACATCACGCAAACCGAGTTCGCCAAACATTTGGGCGTCTCTCGCCTGACCGTCTCAGAAGTGCTGCACGAGAAACGGGCGCTTTCGCCCGACATGGCGCTCCGGCTCTCGAAGCTCTTGTCCACCAGTCCCGAGAGTTGGCTGAAGATGCAGCAGACGCTGGACATCTGGGAGTTGGAGCGGCAAGGTGACTACGAGAAAATCAAGGCGCTCAAGGCAGCCTAG
- a CDS encoding Dabb family protein, with translation MSFRTKLIVGLATLLVAGTAFADIQHIVVFGYKAGVSAEKKAEIATRFLALKNLAKRNGQPYIISITGGKAISKEGFDQGLEQAFVVTFKNEADRNFFVGKPYSDAMDPAHEALAQVVVPLVAADSTGKPTGLFVFDFSDDRSAR, from the coding sequence ATGTCGTTCAGAACCAAACTCATAGTCGGTCTCGCAACTTTGCTCGTAGCAGGCACTGCTTTCGCCGACATCCAGCACATTGTCGTCTTCGGGTACAAAGCCGGCGTGTCAGCGGAAAAGAAAGCAGAGATCGCGACCCGGTTCCTGGCACTGAAGAATCTGGCCAAGCGAAACGGTCAGCCCTACATCATCTCGATCACTGGCGGTAAGGCCATCAGCAAAGAGGGTTTCGATCAAGGTCTGGAACAAGCCTTTGTCGTGACCTTCAAGAACGAAGCAGACCGTAACTTCTTCGTTGGAAAACCCTACTCCGACGCAATGGATCCCGCTCACGAAGCGTTGGCGCAAGTCGTCGTGCCCCTGGTGGCGGCAGACAGCACGGGGAAGCCAACCGGTCTGTTCGTCTTCGACTTTAGTGACGACCGTTCGGCGCGTTGA
- a CDS encoding RtcB family protein — protein sequence MKEQYERMLPGARLWTGDMEVEADAIEQIRNVTQLPILAGPVVVMPDVHLGKGATVGTVIPTRAAIVPAAVGVDIGCGMLAVKTDLAAADLPESLSRLRAQIERDVPVGINFHRQPLAPEGTREALTLGNRMQKLEERFPKLRILDEMGRFDEPRMWRQLGSLGGGNHFVEICLDAEGAVWIMLHSGSRNVGNTIGQCAMHMAKKVAERIDRSLPHRDLAWLDEGTREFEAYVEGLGWAQEYASLNRDLMLHLVHKALAKNLGREVGFVGEVTNCHHNYARIEKHFGENIWVTRKGAVSARAGELGIIPGSMGAKSFIVRGKGEASSYCSCSHGAGRRMSRTQARKVFTRKDLALETAGVECRKDEGVIDEIPSAYKDIDAVMAAQTDLVEVVATLKQILCVKG from the coding sequence ATGAAAGAGCAGTACGAGAGGATGCTTCCGGGCGCCCGCCTCTGGACGGGCGACATGGAAGTCGAGGCGGATGCGATCGAGCAGATCCGCAACGTCACGCAGCTCCCGATCCTGGCCGGACCGGTGGTCGTGATGCCCGACGTCCACCTCGGCAAGGGCGCGACCGTCGGAACAGTCATCCCGACGCGCGCGGCCATCGTGCCGGCCGCGGTGGGCGTGGACATCGGCTGCGGAATGCTTGCCGTTAAAACCGACCTGGCCGCCGCCGATCTTCCCGAGAGCCTGAGCCGTTTGCGCGCGCAGATCGAGCGCGACGTGCCCGTGGGCATCAACTTCCACAGGCAGCCGCTGGCGCCCGAGGGAACCCGCGAGGCACTCACCCTAGGGAATCGCATGCAGAAGCTTGAGGAGCGTTTCCCGAAGCTGCGCATCCTCGACGAGATGGGCCGCTTCGACGAGCCGCGCATGTGGCGCCAGCTCGGGTCGCTCGGCGGCGGAAACCACTTCGTGGAAATCTGCCTCGACGCCGAAGGTGCGGTGTGGATCATGCTGCACTCGGGCTCGCGCAACGTCGGCAACACCATCGGCCAGTGCGCGATGCACATGGCCAAGAAAGTAGCCGAACGGATCGACCGCAGCCTGCCGCATCGCGACCTCGCGTGGCTGGACGAGGGGACGCGGGAGTTCGAGGCGTACGTGGAAGGGCTCGGTTGGGCACAGGAGTACGCATCGCTCAACCGCGATCTGATGCTGCACCTCGTGCACAAGGCGCTCGCGAAGAACCTCGGACGTGAGGTCGGCTTCGTCGGCGAAGTCACGAACTGCCACCACAACTACGCGCGCATCGAAAAGCATTTCGGCGAGAACATCTGGGTGACGCGCAAGGGCGCGGTGAGCGCTCGCGCCGGCGAGCTGGGGATCATCCCGGGCTCGATGGGCGCGAAGAGCTTCATCGTGCGCGGCAAGGGCGAGGCGTCGTCGTACTGCTCGTGCTCGCACGGCGCCGGCCGTCGCATGAGCCGCACTCAGGCGCGCAAAGTCTTCACCCGCAAGGACCTGGCGCTCGAAACGGCAGGCGTCGAATGCCGCAAGGACGAAGGCGTGATCGACGAGATCCCGTCGGCGTACAAGGACATCGATGCCGTGATGGCGGCGCAGACCGACCTCGTCGAGGTCGTTGCGACCCTGAAGCAGATCCTCTGCGTGAAGGGGTAG
- a CDS encoding DUF3617 domain-containing protein, producing the protein MFARTLVTIAVALAASTPLQTLAASFNAKPGAWQMSMNTLIVGNPLPPDVLATMPPEKRAKVEKAMKERAAKPVTLTHKICVTQENLDQDRIIQADKDDGKCTRKVVSRTETRLVMEQTCPEPHASTSQMTIEAKTPESLSANIVRVRGDGKGKVLVDIKGFWLGPNCAGIKDDD; encoded by the coding sequence ATGTTTGCGAGAACGCTGGTCACGATCGCCGTTGCACTGGCTGCAAGCACGCCGTTGCAAACGCTCGCCGCCTCCTTCAACGCCAAGCCCGGCGCGTGGCAAATGAGCATGAACACCCTGATAGTGGGCAATCCGCTCCCGCCGGACGTACTGGCGACCATGCCGCCGGAAAAACGCGCGAAGGTCGAGAAAGCCATGAAGGAGCGGGCGGCCAAGCCCGTCACCCTCACGCACAAGATCTGCGTGACGCAGGAGAATCTCGACCAGGACCGCATCATCCAGGCCGACAAGGACGACGGCAAATGCACGCGCAAAGTCGTGTCGAGAACCGAAACCCGGCTGGTGATGGAGCAGACCTGCCCGGAACCGCACGCCTCCACATCGCAGATGACGATCGAAGCCAAGACGCCCGAAAGCCTCTCGGCCAACATCGTCAGGGTACGCGGCGACGGGAAGGGCAAGGTCCTGGTGGACATAAAAGGTTTCTGGCTCGGCCCGAACTGCGCCGGCATCAAGGACGACGACTGA
- a CDS encoding DUF4160 domain-containing protein — protein sequence MPELSRFLGIIIAMYYRDHAPPHFHAIYGEHEVVVEIEGGIVSGEFPRRALAHVQEWRVVHRRELLADWALAQDRQPLNKIEPLE from the coding sequence ATGCCGGAGTTAAGCCGTTTTCTCGGAATCATCATCGCGATGTACTACCGGGATCACGCCCCTCCGCATTTTCACGCTATCTACGGAGAGCACGAGGTTGTCGTGGAGATTGAAGGTGGCATCGTGAGCGGCGAGTTTCCCAGGCGTGCTCTGGCCCATGTGCAGGAGTGGCGAGTGGTCCACAGGAGAGAACTGCTCGCCGACTGGGCGCTGGCACAGGACCGCCAGCCATTGAACAAGATCGAGCCTTTGGAGTAG
- a CDS encoding DUF2442 domain-containing protein: MRYRLIHARHMTGYVLRLKFSDGVEGDIDLGPELHGTMFEPLRDMDTFKRFRVDPELHNLVWPNGADFAPEFLHDNVRVTA; this comes from the coding sequence ATGCGCTATCGTCTGATCCATGCCCGCCATATGACGGGATATGTGCTGCGCCTGAAGTTCAGCGACGGGGTCGAAGGTGACATCGACCTGGGACCGGAATTGCACGGCACGATGTTCGAGCCGCTGCGGGATATGGACACCTTCAAGCGTTTCCGTGTCGACCCCGAGTTGCACAATCTCGTGTGGCCAAACGGGGCTGACTTCGCTCCGGAGTTTCTCCACGACAACGTGCGCGTGACCGCGTAG
- a CDS encoding helix-turn-helix domain-containing protein produces MRSAKKTNDAEVQTFHRDLLRSVKQMKTGKAARKSRVKVPAVVAARNASGLSQAQFAELLGISVRTLQKWEQGEREPSGAAKSLIRIAQRHPEVLVDAMK; encoded by the coding sequence ATGCGATCCGCCAAGAAAACAAATGATGCGGAAGTACAGACCTTCCACCGGGATCTTCTGCGTAGCGTGAAGCAGATGAAAACGGGCAAGGCTGCGCGGAAATCGCGGGTGAAAGTTCCGGCCGTCGTGGCCGCCCGCAACGCGAGCGGGCTCAGTCAGGCGCAGTTCGCGGAGCTTCTCGGCATTTCGGTACGAACGCTCCAGAAGTGGGAACAAGGCGAGCGCGAGCCATCCGGCGCGGCAAAGAGCCTTATCCGTATCGCACAGCGCCACCCCGAAGTGCTTGTTGATGCGATGAAGTGA
- a CDS encoding aldo/keto reductase yields the protein MHFKNLPGTDLNVSRVCLGTMTWGEQNTEIEAHQQLDYAIDQGINFIDTAEMYPVPPNAKTQGRTETYLGTWLAKQERDRLVIATKVAGPGRRDWIRNGRTDLTPDVIADAVDTSLERLQTDYIDLYQIHWPQRNVPNFGATEFDPAKEKDGPSIHDQVAGMAAMIKAGKIRHYGLSNETAWGVCEFRRAADELGFPGPVTLQNSYSLLSRNVDNDLAETLFRENMSLLAYSPLAAGILSGKYMGGAKPARTRFTLFDSLGLRFRKPMVSEAVDAYAALAQRRGLTLVQLALGYVASRWFMGASIVGATSMAQLEEDIAAAQFALDAQTLDEIKQIQLRYPNPAA from the coding sequence ATGCACTTCAAAAACCTTCCTGGCACCGACCTGAACGTTTCGCGGGTCTGCCTCGGCACCATGACCTGGGGCGAGCAGAACACCGAAATCGAGGCCCACCAACAGCTCGACTACGCGATCGATCAGGGCATCAACTTCATCGATACCGCGGAGATGTATCCGGTGCCGCCGAATGCGAAGACGCAAGGGCGCACCGAAACCTATCTCGGCACCTGGCTGGCGAAACAGGAACGGGATCGGCTGGTCATCGCGACGAAAGTCGCCGGGCCGGGCCGCCGCGACTGGATCCGCAACGGGCGCACCGACCTGACGCCGGACGTGATCGCCGACGCGGTGGACACCAGCCTCGAACGCCTGCAGACCGATTACATCGACCTGTACCAGATCCATTGGCCGCAACGCAACGTACCGAATTTCGGCGCGACCGAGTTCGATCCCGCGAAGGAAAAAGACGGCCCCTCGATTCACGATCAGGTGGCGGGCATGGCCGCGATGATCAAGGCCGGGAAGATCCGCCATTACGGCCTGTCCAACGAGACGGCCTGGGGGGTGTGCGAATTTCGCCGGGCGGCCGACGAGCTGGGCTTTCCGGGACCGGTCACGCTGCAGAACAGCTACAGCCTGCTGTCGCGCAATGTGGACAACGACCTCGCAGAGACGCTGTTTCGCGAAAACATGTCGCTGCTCGCCTACAGTCCGCTCGCGGCGGGCATTCTCTCCGGGAAATACATGGGCGGGGCGAAGCCGGCGCGGACGCGCTTCACGCTGTTCGATTCGCTCGGCCTGCGTTTCCGCAAACCGATGGTCTCCGAGGCGGTGGATGCGTACGCGGCACTCGCCCAACGGCGCGGGCTGACGCTGGTGCAATTGGCCCTCGGCTATGTTGCGAGCCGCTGGTTCATGGGGGCGTCGATCGTCGGTGCGACTTCGATGGCGCAACTCGAGGAGGACATCGCCGCGGCGCAATTCGCGCTCGACGCGCAGACGCTGGACGAGATCAAGCAGATTCAGTTGCGCTACCCGAATCCGGCGGCCTGA
- a CDS encoding helix-turn-helix domain-containing protein translates to MTQLLTNSTQLGHIIKARRRARGLTQHALATKLAITQNRMSQIEADPGALGFDRLVDLFNILGLDLVVQDRQPRRKDDW, encoded by the coding sequence ATGACGCAGCTACTGACCAACAGCACGCAGCTTGGCCACATCATCAAGGCCAGAAGGCGCGCGCGCGGTCTTACCCAGCATGCGCTGGCAACGAAACTGGCGATCACCCAGAACCGCATGTCGCAGATCGAAGCCGACCCCGGCGCACTCGGATTCGATCGCCTGGTCGACCTCTTCAACATCCTCGGTCTGGATCTGGTCGTCCAGGATCGCCAACCACGGCGCAAGGACGACTGGTAA
- a CDS encoding type II toxin-antitoxin system HipA family toxin, translating to MGRKSRIRELAIWVNGHRAGEWTIPRRGVEAFQYDAGWMKSAEGRPLSLSIPFSPDNAPIKGRAIANYFDNLLPDSDSIRQRIQNQFGTDSRNAFDLLTAIGRDCVGAVQLLPIGEQPGDIRTIDAKPLGEAQIEARLKQTVSSVRLRELAQDEFRISIAGAQEKTAFLYHKRKWCEPLGSTPTTHIFKLPLGLVGGRNADMRSSVENEWLCSKIIRAYGIPIADCEIARFGSQKVLIVERFDRLLHSSGKYWLRLVQEDFCQALGLPSTRKYEADGGPGIPELARILGGSDDREKDLAVLLIAQIVFWMLAAGDGHAKNFSIRILSQGRYRLTPLYDVLSFWPIVGKGPNNIARQDLRLAMAIRGKNKHYRMSEILRRHFNETAALTGMGENAEPLIEEILKRTPDVVASVQREIPDGFPPNVLDKILSGLTDSAKRLAAMPG from the coding sequence ATGGGCAGAAAATCCCGTATCCGGGAACTTGCCATCTGGGTAAATGGCCACCGAGCCGGTGAGTGGACCATTCCCAGACGGGGCGTAGAAGCATTCCAGTACGACGCGGGGTGGATGAAGTCTGCCGAGGGCCGTCCACTCTCCCTGTCGATCCCATTCAGTCCCGACAATGCCCCGATCAAAGGCAGGGCAATCGCCAATTACTTCGACAACCTGCTCCCCGACAGCGACTCGATCCGCCAGAGAATCCAGAACCAGTTCGGAACCGATTCCCGCAACGCATTCGACCTGCTCACCGCAATCGGCCGCGATTGCGTGGGGGCGGTCCAGCTATTACCCATCGGCGAACAACCGGGCGACATCCGGACGATCGACGCAAAGCCGCTTGGCGAAGCCCAGATCGAAGCCAGGCTGAAGCAAACCGTCTCTTCCGTGCGACTGCGCGAGCTTGCGCAAGACGAATTCCGCATCTCGATTGCCGGCGCCCAGGAAAAAACGGCGTTTCTGTATCACAAGCGCAAATGGTGCGAGCCATTGGGCAGCACCCCGACGACGCACATTTTCAAACTTCCGCTTGGCCTCGTCGGCGGCCGCAATGCGGATATGCGCTCGTCGGTGGAAAACGAATGGCTGTGCTCGAAAATAATTCGCGCATACGGCATCCCCATTGCGGACTGCGAAATCGCGCGGTTCGGGTCGCAGAAGGTACTCATCGTTGAGCGCTTCGACAGGTTGTTGCACTCCAGCGGGAAATACTGGCTTCGCCTTGTTCAGGAGGACTTCTGCCAGGCACTGGGCTTGCCCTCCACGAGGAAGTACGAAGCCGACGGAGGACCTGGAATCCCGGAACTGGCACGCATACTCGGCGGTTCCGACGACAGGGAGAAAGACCTGGCGGTACTGCTCATAGCGCAGATCGTGTTCTGGATGCTCGCAGCGGGTGACGGGCATGCAAAGAATTTCAGCATTCGCATCCTGAGCCAGGGCCGCTATCGCCTGACGCCGCTTTACGACGTGCTCTCCTTCTGGCCGATTGTCGGCAAGGGGCCGAATAACATTGCCCGGCAGGACCTCAGGCTGGCGATGGCCATCCGCGGAAAGAACAAGCATTACCGCATGAGCGAAATTCTCCGGCGGCATTTCAACGAAACTGCGGCGCTGACCGGCATGGGCGAAAATGCCGAGCCGCTCATAGAAGAGATCCTAAAGCGAACGCCGGATGTGGTGGCTTCAGTCCAGCGCGAAATTCCCGATGGTTTCCCGCCGAATGTCCTCGATAAAATCCTGTCTGGACTGACCGACTCGGCCAAACGGCTCGCAGCCATGCCAGGCTGA
- a CDS encoding Spy/CpxP family protein refolding chaperone, with protein METLETSPQSSGSRCSRSGHGGARFGRGLFILLVALAAGFVGGYAGRSFAHGPGSLMSETMDPAQLDEHVERMVKHLAVEVDATPEQKDKLTAIAKSAAHDLAPLRGKVKSAHQQAIDLMSAEKVDRAAIENLRAEQIALVDATTKRLTQALADAADVLTVEQRRKLAELAQHFGHRFHHG; from the coding sequence ATGGAAACCCTGGAAACCTCCCCCCAATCCTCCGGATCTCGCTGCAGCCGGTCCGGCCACGGCGGCGCACGCTTCGGACGCGGTCTATTCATCCTGCTGGTGGCGCTGGCTGCGGGCTTTGTCGGCGGCTATGCCGGCAGATCTTTCGCGCATGGCCCCGGCAGTCTGATGTCGGAAACGATGGATCCCGCGCAGTTGGACGAGCACGTCGAGCGCATGGTCAAGCATCTTGCCGTTGAAGTGGATGCCACGCCGGAGCAGAAGGACAAGCTCACTGCCATTGCAAAAAGTGCCGCCCACGACCTCGCGCCGTTGCGGGGCAAGGTGAAAAGTGCACACCAGCAGGCCATCGACCTGATGAGCGCCGAGAAGGTGGACCGTGCCGCGATCGAGAACCTTCGCGCCGAGCAGATCGCGCTGGTGGACGCCACCACGAAGCGGTTGACCCAGGCACTGGCGGACGCAGCCGATGTGCTGACGGTGGAACAACGCAGGAAACTCGCCGAGCTCGCGCAGCACTTCGGCCACCGGTTCCATCACGGCTGA
- a CDS encoding response regulator transcription factor — protein sequence MPATHSASSRILLIEDDPRLASLVSEYLGEAGYRVTVAETGATGLDRASREAFDALVLDLMLPDMDGLDVCRKLRADSALPILMLTARGDAMDRVVGLEMGADDYLPKPFEPRELLARLRAILRRGRAGIAADVLRFGRLEIDRGARAIRIDGVSREMTSHQFALLLALAESAGRVLSREALMEKLKGETLEAFDRSIDVHISRIRAAIEDDAKRPRRIVTVRGSGYVFARQQD from the coding sequence GTGCCCGCCACACACTCCGCATCCAGCCGCATCCTCCTGATCGAAGACGACCCGCGCCTGGCTTCGCTGGTCAGCGAATATCTGGGCGAGGCGGGCTATCGCGTCACCGTGGCCGAAACCGGCGCCACCGGATTGGACCGCGCGTCGCGCGAAGCCTTCGATGCCCTGGTGCTGGACCTGATGCTGCCGGACATGGATGGCCTGGACGTGTGCCGCAAACTGCGCGCCGATTCGGCGCTGCCGATTCTCATGCTCACCGCGCGCGGCGATGCGATGGACCGCGTCGTCGGTCTGGAAATGGGTGCGGACGATTATCTGCCCAAGCCCTTCGAACCGCGTGAACTGCTGGCGCGGCTGCGCGCGATCCTGCGGCGCGGCAGGGCAGGCATCGCCGCTGATGTCCTGCGCTTCGGCCGGCTGGAGATCGACCGCGGCGCCCGCGCGATACGCATCGACGGCGTGTCGCGCGAGATGACCAGCCATCAGTTCGCGCTGCTGCTCGCATTGGCGGAAAGCGCCGGTCGCGTGCTCTCGCGCGAAGCTCTGATGGAAAAATTGAAGGGCGAGACCCTGGAAGCCTTCGACCGTTCCATCGACGTGCACATCTCGCGCATCCGTGCCGCGATCGAGGACGACGCGAAGAGACCGCGCCGGATCGTCACCGTGCGCGGAAGCGGCTACGTGTTCGCGCGGCAGCAGGATTGA
- a CDS encoding HAMP domain-containing histidine kinase, with translation MTRLYFRIYLAVLASLVVFALAAGLLWRTLGDAAGVWQGGEMVAQFAQNILPPASTDKTGQQAALEKISAGLRADVSLFAADRSLLAAVGAPLSLPEEEIARGMFAPHMRGHPAGTVRLPDGRWLVARREATDRPFRHGPGLALVVALVLLFIVVAIAAHPVVRRLTRRLERLQDGVETLGRGDLSARVKVEGHDEVARLAMSFNRAAARIEELLSAHRMLLANASHELRTPLTRIRLGVELLKEDANPRRKAELERDIAEIDELIEGILLSSRLDALSEPELKEEVDLLALAAEEGARYEGCSVGGEPVIVSGNPALLRRLLRNLVENALRHGKPPVSVSVSREGGRAALRVSDQGPGIAATEIETVFEPFRRARHADATGTGLGLSLVRKIARHHGGDARIEQNRPGGLTVLVML, from the coding sequence ATGACACGCCTGTACTTCCGGATTTACCTTGCCGTGCTGGCGAGCCTGGTCGTGTTTGCGCTGGCCGCGGGCCTGCTATGGCGCACGCTGGGCGACGCTGCCGGTGTCTGGCAAGGCGGCGAAATGGTGGCGCAGTTTGCGCAGAACATCCTGCCGCCGGCCTCCACCGACAAAACCGGGCAGCAGGCCGCGCTAGAAAAAATCAGCGCCGGCCTGCGCGCGGACGTGTCGCTGTTCGCAGCCGACCGCAGCCTCCTCGCCGCCGTGGGCGCACCCCTGTCCCTGCCGGAAGAAGAGATCGCCCGCGGCATGTTCGCTCCGCACATGAGAGGCCACCCGGCGGGGACGGTTCGGCTTCCGGACGGGCGCTGGCTGGTCGCGCGCCGGGAAGCGACAGACCGCCCGTTCCGACATGGTCCGGGGCTGGCTCTTGTCGTCGCCCTGGTGCTGCTGTTCATCGTGGTCGCGATCGCCGCGCACCCGGTCGTGCGCCGCCTCACGCGCCGTCTGGAACGCCTGCAGGACGGGGTGGAAACGCTCGGGCGCGGCGATCTTTCGGCGCGCGTGAAAGTCGAGGGGCACGACGAAGTCGCGCGACTGGCCATGAGCTTCAACCGCGCCGCCGCGCGCATCGAAGAACTGCTCAGCGCGCACAGGATGCTGCTGGCCAATGCCTCGCACGAGCTGCGCACCCCGCTCACGCGCATTCGCCTGGGCGTGGAGCTGCTCAAGGAGGACGCCAACCCCAGGCGCAAAGCCGAGCTGGAGCGCGACATTGCGGAGATCGACGAGTTGATCGAAGGCATCCTGCTCAGCAGCCGGCTCGACGCGCTCAGCGAGCCGGAATTAAAAGAAGAGGTGGACCTGCTCGCGCTCGCCGCGGAGGAAGGTGCGCGCTACGAAGGCTGCAGCGTGGGCGGCGAGCCGGTGATCGTGAGCGGCAACCCCGCGCTGCTGCGGCGCCTGCTGCGCAACCTGGTGGAGAATGCGCTGCGCCACGGCAAGCCACCGGTGAGCGTATCGGTGAGCCGGGAAGGCGGGCGCGCCGCGCTGCGCGTGAGCGACCAGGGCCCAGGCATCGCGGCGACAGAGATCGAAACGGTGTTCGAACCCTTCCGCCGCGCGCGGCACGCGGACGCGACCGGCACCGGCCTGGGGTTGTCGCTGGTGCGTAAGATTGCGCGGCACCATGGCGGCGATGCGCGAATCGAGCAGAACAGGCCCGGGGGGCTGACCGTTCTCGTGATGCTGTAG
- a CDS encoding HigA family addiction module antidote protein, whose amino-acid sequence MAIKNGLPAVHPGEFLKEMLEELGTSQAKFARTIGVSSMRISHVVKGTRPVTAELALLFGRAFGQSPQYWLNLQAAYDLKTAERGMKGRLRGVRPLAHA is encoded by the coding sequence ATGGCTATCAAAAACGGCTTGCCCGCGGTGCATCCGGGGGAGTTTCTCAAGGAGATGCTGGAAGAACTCGGCACCTCGCAGGCGAAGTTCGCCCGCACAATCGGGGTCTCGTCAATGCGAATCTCTCATGTCGTCAAGGGCACACGGCCGGTCACTGCGGAACTCGCCCTGCTGTTCGGCAGGGCATTCGGGCAGTCGCCGCAGTACTGGCTGAATCTCCAGGCGGCCTACGATCTCAAGACTGCCGAGCGCGGCATGAAAGGCCGGTTGCGTGGGGTGCGGCCTCTTGCTCATGCGTGA
- a CDS encoding TetR/AcrR family transcriptional regulator translates to MATKVNVRDRIVDTAIELAERNSWEAVRLHDVAAQLEITLDEVRHHFREKEDVVDAWFDRADSAMLKAAEAADFLELTPRRRLHRLIMAWLGALAPHRKATRQMIYGKLEPGHIQIQIPGLMRVSRTVQWMREAARRDATYLRRALEETGLTTIYLTTVFCWMRDDSPESARTSRLLDNCLAAAERLDHAVFSRRTGTRKKTNEKSSPQGAAARSTPERSADASAG, encoded by the coding sequence ATGGCAACCAAAGTCAACGTGCGGGACCGGATCGTGGACACCGCAATCGAGCTGGCCGAACGCAACTCATGGGAAGCGGTGCGGCTGCACGATGTCGCGGCGCAGTTGGAAATCACCCTCGACGAAGTGCGCCACCACTTCCGCGAAAAGGAAGACGTGGTCGACGCCTGGTTTGACCGCGCCGACAGCGCCATGCTTAAGGCGGCCGAAGCGGCCGACTTCCTCGAGCTGACGCCCCGCCGTCGCCTGCACCGGCTGATCATGGCCTGGCTGGGCGCGCTTGCGCCGCACCGCAAAGCGACCCGGCAGATGATCTACGGCAAGCTGGAACCGGGTCACATCCAAATCCAGATACCCGGGCTGATGCGAGTCAGCCGTACGGTGCAGTGGATGCGCGAAGCCGCTCGCCGCGACGCCACTTACCTGCGGCGTGCGCTGGAAGAGACCGGACTGACCACGATTTACCTGACGACAGTCTTTTGCTGGATGCGGGACGACTCGCCGGAATCCGCCCGTACCAGCCGGCTTCTCGACAACTGTCTTGCCGCCGCCGAGAGGCTGGACCACGCGGTTTTTTCCCGCCGGACCGGCACGCGAAAGAAAACGAACGAGAAAAGTTCGCCGCAAGGCGCTGCCGCCCGGAGCACCCCGGAGCGGAGCGCCGACGCATCCGCCGGCTAG
- the soxR gene encoding redox-sensitive transcriptional activator SoxR has product MGNIDPSDYGKELTVGEVAARSGVAVSALHFYESKGLIKSSRNQGNQRRYRREVLRRVAVIKVAQRVGIPLASIREALMTLPERRTPTAADWSKLSVRWKAELDDRITKLTQLRDQLNECIGCGCLSIEICRLRNPWDKLSEQGPGPRLLDPD; this is encoded by the coding sequence ATGGGCAACATCGATCCGAGTGACTACGGCAAGGAACTCACCGTGGGCGAGGTCGCAGCACGCAGTGGCGTGGCCGTCTCCGCGCTCCACTTCTACGAATCCAAAGGTCTGATCAAGAGCTCGCGCAATCAAGGCAATCAGCGCCGCTATCGACGTGAAGTGCTGCGCCGCGTGGCCGTCATCAAGGTGGCGCAACGCGTCGGCATTCCGCTGGCGTCGATTCGCGAAGCCCTGATGACGCTGCCGGAGAGGCGCACGCCCACGGCCGCGGACTGGAGCAAGCTGTCGGTCAGATGGAAAGCGGAGTTGGACGATCGAATCACCAAGCTGACGCAACTGCGCGATCAGCTCAACGAATGCATCGGCTGCGGTTGCCTGTCGATAGAAATCTGCCGGTTACGCAACCCCTGGGACAAGCTTTCCGAACAAGGACCCGGACCGAGGTTGCTTGATCCGGACTAG